CTAACAGTTCCATGCCAAGTTGGCCCTTTATCAGGCCCAGAAGCActcttcatataaaatataatataataaaaaaacttctttgaataataaacattgaatatttttatgaaatcgCATAAAATGCATCGTTATCAAAAACATCGGAACGTATGTTGGGAAATTGGCACGGAAGCAAGGCTTGTCGCCAAAAGTAGGGGGTGGGGGGAAAGTTGTTACGAGAAATAACATCACGTAAATTGCGGTGTTATGAGGCGTTGAGTGTTTCGAATCACTTTAATGCGAATGTTTTTACGTagtcaaaaaaaattgtgtgttCAGTAATACTTGggcttaattaatttattattccgATTTAGTATTTGTgctgaatatatataaaaataacaaactttaCAATTTGCCATATCAATCAATAACGTAGAAAACCAATGACATTCGcagtcaaataaataatcgtttaaataatatgtatgtatacgcAAATTTGGATTAACGAGAAACAATACAGATCTCTCAGACTTTTATGTATCAATTGAACTAAAAATCCAtctattttaactatataaaaacgATTGCAAAAATATTGAACACTTTAAAATAGTctgataaaaattgttattgttttattgtggAGTGGAATATTCTGTGAACTTAATGtcacataatatttaacaatgcCTGTGTTTTATTTGCCCAAGGAATCGATCCAAGAACCGCTCTGTTGACCACTTGAACCGTAGCAACGTGTGGTTAACCTAGGTTTTAAAAATGGCCGCGGCACACAGTTCAAAGATCTTTAAGAATATTCATAAAACGTCAAAGATGATTTCAAGTGAATATTGAGTGAAAGAACCAGTGTCGTGTCAGTGGCCTGTAATGGATGACGAAAGAAATTGCTTATCATATCGACgagttaattattttgatttattctGTTTTTTCTAAGATTAGTTTTCAAGTACTCgaaaaattgttttcgttGAACTTATAATGTATACCTTGGTATAAtggtcttttttatattatatacctaatttcAAGTTCCAACAGTTAGGTTTTTCTTAACTAAAACATTCTCTTTAAAACTCCTAATActcttttatcattttttcTCGCAATATCCTTGGATACATAGTCATGCTTAATGCTGAAAAAATCCGGATCGTTTACAACAGAATCTATTTGGACCTGAAGGTATTCAagcgtatttattatattgtagttGTAGGAAGAaaataaacttctttaaacGCCTAGCAACATAAATAAGCATAACACCTTCCAGTGTCTTGACAGTTGGTTAATCGCGTGACAAAACTAGACATTACAAGACACAAGTATGAACTATGAACTAACAATGGCCCTCTTGACGAGGcacgtaaaaaaaatctcgtcTTCACAAGAAATGGGGTGTCACGGAGATTCTGAATTTTCTTGCCATTCTTCATTGTtgggatataaaaatatattttcaaacaatGGTTTTACTATTAGAAAGTATCCCAAATcgaataaattgttttcttaacatATTCTAAATCCTTCTCAATTTTCTATTCTGTATAGtgatataagtaatattatatccACTATAGGTTATTAGTAGAAATCAAtgctaaatttaataaacaaaagtttCTTGAATGTTAACGTCCCTACTAAATTATAGGCCAACATGTTATTCATATATCTTCTTTGTGTTCCTTTTGAACTTTCTAGTATAATagaattcataaaattactCATCCGACAACAAGGGCACAAAGGCAGTATCATTATGTTACATGCATCAACGGACCACGGTCCCTCGTTATAAGACAACTAAATTTATCTCAAAGAATCTCGAATCAAATGAAGACGTCTCGATTTCAGCTTCGATATTATGCGCAATATCAAATCGATACTTGAATAAATTCATTCGGGGACCGCGATGTGGGTCGTATGACTCgccaaaacaaataaaaatccagTGATAGTCGACAGTGCATCGACCTTGTATCCTCACTGCACAAGCGAAGGCGACAAGGGAAAAAATGACccaaatacattataataaggtCCGATATTCCGTGTCAACGCTGGCGAAAAATAAGAAAGTAAAATGCAAGATGAAACCGAAGACTGTCGATTTAAAGCGAACGAATTTATACCGTATAATCGAGGTTCAGTGTTCAATTTCGATGGGGATCAAATCGGAAATAAAAGACGAATGGAAAAGATAAAGATGCATTCATAGTAGACCGTTATCGGATGGACAAGTAAATATTTCGCATTTCGCGTTATCTCGGTTTAACAGGGaatgttttgaaatattgaattatgttttaaaatgagAGATTGCCGGGCGTTGACCAGCTGTTGACCCATATAGTTTGTGATTCATTTACCTCCTGGattctttttgtttataatcaaCACGTCCGTGTTACAAATGAATTAAGCAAATACACATATTCAAACATCGTAAAGGCTTTGTCATGTTAAAATGCGTCATTTTGTCACTTTCGTTGTATTAACAAAGATCTTGAAACGAGGTCGAAATTATTTGGAATGTGATCGTCACAGAGCATTCCAATTGAGagtatatttgaattaaaaaaacacttttattgTTACAGATTAAAGCGAGCTGTTCTTGAGGGCAAAAGCAATAGCACTCGGCGGAACTACACCGAGGATGATCTCCAATCTGCATTGAGGGATATTCAATCTGGGTTGGGCACGAGAAGGGCAGCAGCACTTTACGGCATCCCAAGGTCTACGCTACGAAACAAGGTCAACAAACATGGTCTTACTCCAGAAGCACCTGAGTCCGAAGACAGCGACCCCGAGAAGCCAGACACGCCTTCATCTGTTATCCTCAAAATTCCCTCCTTTCCTCCTCCAGAGGACAAGAGCCCGTCACCAGCCACGTCCGTCACGACCCCTGTGACGCCCATCACGCCGATATTACCTCCACAGTCGTCCCTAAATCACCCTTCACCTTTGCTACTTCCGGCTTCCGTGTACGCCGACCCACCCGCGGCTTCACAACACTTATTCACGTCTATGAGTGACGTCATAGCTAAGAGCATATGCCAAAAGTTCCAACAGCCCCTGGATAGGCCGCTTCAGCCTGACATGTCTTACATGAGGGCACCCGATCGACACGTCTCGGTCATAAAAACGCCACCGGATAATCAAAGAAATTATGCCGTACCCAGCAACTCCAAAGCGACAAATAACGGTCAGCCCGCCCAGGGTGGCAAAGGCACGCGACCAAAACGAGGTAAATACAGAAACTATGATCGAGATAGCCTCGTCGAGGCGGTAAAGGCGGTCCAGCGGGGCGAGATGTCCGTGCATCGGGCTGGCTCCTACTACGGTGTACCTCATTCCACTCTAGAATACAAAGTCAAAGAGCGGCATTTGATGCGACCCCGAAAGAGGGAGCCTAAGCCGCCGCAGGAAACGAAGCCGCAGCCACCTAAACCGCCCCCTAAGCCGACGAAGCCATTCACGAACGGACTGAACGGCCCCGAGGCGCCGGGATACCCGGCCAACTACCCGTTCTGGGCGGGAGCCCGGTTCGCGCCGTCCGCGTCTGACCTCTACACGTCGCATATGATGCGGCGACTACACGGCGAGGCCCCACCGGCCAACGGCTTCCTCGAGGGCATCATCCGGTCGAGCCTGGAGGCACGGCCGGGCGCGGCGCTGCTGCAGCGGCTGACGGCGGAGCCGCGCGCGGAGGCACCGAGCCTCGCGCGGCGGCTAGCTGGAGAGGTGGACGATGAGCCGGCGGCGCGGCGCCCTCGCCTGGACTCCGACCTGGCGTTGGCAGCCGAGATGCGCGAGGCGGTGCAGCGGCTACGCGCTGACAAGCTGCGCCCGCGCAACGGTACGCCGACGCCGCCGCGTGCGCCATCGCCCGCCGCCCCTCCCGCCGCGCCGCCCCACTCCGCCTAGCCGCCGTCGCCTCACCGCTTGTGATAGTAATGTAAAGTACATTCCGTAGCCGACTCGCGGCGCCCGCGTATACTACTCCACTGTTGTAGTgacaataaagtttttttacggGATTAGTTTGTGCATTTATGCGTTAGTAATTCCGCTTCCCCCCGCCCGGCGTTCACATGTATCACCAAATATCACAATAGTTACCTAAAGTCACAACCAG
This is a stretch of genomic DNA from Pieris brassicae chromosome 1, ilPieBrab1.1, whole genome shotgun sequence. It encodes these proteins:
- the LOC123709202 gene encoding mushroom body large-type Kenyon cell-specific protein 1 isoform X1 encodes the protein MAECSFARCQQERRAIRKELQRWTKNMVYILGLERVAEELMGRRKWKLYQDALIPKRLEGEQSSGDESMPATDHPPALKIKTIEQINESEEADEPARKDSILESLIKRPATAPKVEPQEPADWKPADKCYFCVDDRGERTDRAEGADARADARADVRAGGANSPASESDSSSLSGAKSPAGGPLLLQQLLQLQLQGQNPQAIAQAYTEMCVQFQQMIAALAALGSGLVPPALPQAWMMQRLPRPPLDRLDAEKVGVGSASPTIAEQPLDLSAKSTSSTSGTPPPENKGQDNARLKRAVLEGKSNSTRRNYTEDDLQSALRDIQSGLGTRRAAALYGIPRSTLRNKVNKHGLTPEAPESEDSDPEKPDTPSSVILKIPSFPPPEDKSPSPATSVTTPVTPITPILPPQSSLNHPSPLLLPASVYADPPAASQHLFTSMSDVIAKSICQKFQQPLDRPLQPDMSYMRAPDRHVSVIKTPPDNQRNYAVPSNSKATNNGQPAQGGKGTRPKRGKYRNYDRDSLVEAVKAVQRGEMSVHRAGSYYGVPHSTLEYKVKERHLMRPRKREPKPPQETKPQPPKPPPKPTKPFTNGLNGPEAPGYPANYPFWAGARFAPSASDLYTSHMMRRLHGEAPPANGFLEGIIRSSLEARPGAALLQRLTAEPRAEAPSLARRLAGEVDDEPAARRPRLDSDLALAAEMREAVQRLRADKLRPRNGTPTPPRAPSPAAPPAAPPHSA
- the LOC123709202 gene encoding mushroom body large-type Kenyon cell-specific protein 1 isoform X2, coding for MAECSFARCQQERRAIRKELQRWTKNMVYILGLERVAEELMGRRKWKLYQDALIPKRLEGEQSSGDESMPATDHPPALKIKTIEQINESEEADEPARKDSILESLIKRPATAPKVEPQEPADWKPADKCYFCVDDRGERTDRAEGADARADARADVRAGGANSPASESDSSSLSGAKSPAGGPLLLQQLLQLQLQGQNPQAIAQFQQMIAALAALGSGLVPPALPQAWMMQRLPRPPLDRLDAEKVGVGSASPTIAEQPLDLSAKSTSSTSGTPPPENKGQDNARLKRAVLEGKSNSTRRNYTEDDLQSALRDIQSGLGTRRAAALYGIPRSTLRNKVNKHGLTPEAPESEDSDPEKPDTPSSVILKIPSFPPPEDKSPSPATSVTTPVTPITPILPPQSSLNHPSPLLLPASVYADPPAASQHLFTSMSDVIAKSICQKFQQPLDRPLQPDMSYMRAPDRHVSVIKTPPDNQRNYAVPSNSKATNNGQPAQGGKGTRPKRGKYRNYDRDSLVEAVKAVQRGEMSVHRAGSYYGVPHSTLEYKVKERHLMRPRKREPKPPQETKPQPPKPPPKPTKPFTNGLNGPEAPGYPANYPFWAGARFAPSASDLYTSHMMRRLHGEAPPANGFLEGIIRSSLEARPGAALLQRLTAEPRAEAPSLARRLAGEVDDEPAARRPRLDSDLALAAEMREAVQRLRADKLRPRNGTPTPPRAPSPAAPPAAPPHSA
- the LOC123709202 gene encoding mushroom body large-type Kenyon cell-specific protein 1 isoform X3 gives rise to the protein MGRRKWKLYQDALIPKRLEGEQSSGDESMPATDHPPALKIKTIEQINESEEADEPARKDSILESLIKRPATAPKVEPQEPADWKPADKCYFCVDDRGERTDRAEGADARADARADVRAGGANSPASESDSSSLSGAKSPAGGPLLLQQLLQLQLQGQNPQAIAQAYTEMCVQFQQMIAALAALGSGLVPPALPQAWMMQRLPRPPLDRLDAEKVGVGSASPTIAEQPLDLSAKSTSSTSGTPPPENKGQDNARLKRAVLEGKSNSTRRNYTEDDLQSALRDIQSGLGTRRAAALYGIPRSTLRNKVNKHGLTPEAPESEDSDPEKPDTPSSVILKIPSFPPPEDKSPSPATSVTTPVTPITPILPPQSSLNHPSPLLLPASVYADPPAASQHLFTSMSDVIAKSICQKFQQPLDRPLQPDMSYMRAPDRHVSVIKTPPDNQRNYAVPSNSKATNNGQPAQGGKGTRPKRGKYRNYDRDSLVEAVKAVQRGEMSVHRAGSYYGVPHSTLEYKVKERHLMRPRKREPKPPQETKPQPPKPPPKPTKPFTNGLNGPEAPGYPANYPFWAGARFAPSASDLYTSHMMRRLHGEAPPANGFLEGIIRSSLEARPGAALLQRLTAEPRAEAPSLARRLAGEVDDEPAARRPRLDSDLALAAEMREAVQRLRADKLRPRNGTPTPPRAPSPAAPPAAPPHSA